A section of the Leptotrichia sp. HSP-342 genome encodes:
- a CDS encoding redox-sensing transcriptional repressor Rex, with product MKLKKMEISERVVQRLTEYLSILKEVRKQYNEINSIELAKIMNTTSAQVRKDLSTFGEFGVRGKGYDIDNLIEIITKILGIDKINNVIIVGHGKMGEMLSSNLDVLGEGFKIVGIFDKDKNKIGKTAANNLIVQDIQNVDEFIKNMKNNSDTRIEMAILAVVKEQAQIAAEGLVKSGISAILNMTTYKLELDKNIKVVDMDISAKLQELNFWRINNISEKI from the coding sequence ATGAAGTTAAAAAAAATGGAAATTTCTGAAAGAGTTGTACAAAGACTGACAGAATATCTATCTATTCTAAAAGAAGTCCGAAAACAGTATAACGAAATAAATTCCATCGAACTTGCCAAAATTATGAACACTACTTCTGCTCAGGTACGTAAAGATTTATCAACATTTGGTGAGTTTGGTGTACGAGGGAAAGGTTATGATATAGATAATCTGATAGAAATTATTACAAAAATTCTTGGAATTGATAAAATTAACAATGTGATAATTGTAGGACATGGTAAGATGGGAGAAATGCTTTCCTCGAATCTCGATGTCTTAGGTGAAGGATTTAAAATTGTTGGGATATTTGACAAGGATAAGAATAAGATTGGGAAAACAGCTGCTAATAATTTAATTGTTCAGGATATACAAAATGTTGATGAATTTATAAAAAACATGAAGAATAATTCTGATACAAGAATTGAAATGGCTATTTTAGCAGTTGTAAAAGAACAGGCGCAAATTGCAGCAGAAGGTCTTGTAAAAAGTGGAATTTCTGCAATACTTAACATGACAACTTATAAATTGGAATTAGATAAAAACATAAAAGTTGTAGATATGGATATTTCAGCAAAGTTACAGGAATTAAATTTCTGGAGAATAAATAATATAAGCGAAAAAATATAA
- the fmt gene encoding methionyl-tRNA formyltransferase, with the protein MKTIFMGTPEFAIPSLEVVFKNTDLQLIFTKEDKINARGNKIIFSPVKQFGIDNNVEIIQPKKMKDEEVINKIKEVNPDLIVVVAYGKILPKEIIDIPKYGIINVHSSLLPKYRGASPIHSAILNGDAETGVSIMYIEEGLDSGDVILKEYCKIAEDDTLGTLHDKLKDLGAAGLEKALKLIENGEVQAEKQDDSKATLVKPITKEQAKINWSSTKEVIYNQIRGLNPFPAAHTSNEKGENIKIYKSEKIEKKYEDEVENGTIVEIINKKGPVVKVANGGLLILEAKFEGKKLQKGVDIINGRKMVIGEKLLYSNPSSK; encoded by the coding sequence ATGAAGACAATATTTATGGGAACACCAGAATTTGCAATACCAAGTCTGGAAGTTGTATTTAAAAATACGGATTTACAGCTTATTTTTACAAAAGAGGATAAAATAAATGCCAGAGGAAATAAAATTATATTTTCTCCCGTAAAGCAGTTTGGAATTGATAATAATGTGGAAATTATTCAGCCAAAAAAAATGAAGGATGAAGAAGTTATAAACAAAATTAAGGAAGTAAATCCTGATTTAATCGTAGTTGTAGCTTATGGAAAAATTTTGCCAAAAGAAATAATTGATATTCCAAAATATGGAATAATAAACGTGCATTCTTCACTTTTGCCGAAATATAGAGGGGCTTCGCCTATTCATTCCGCTATTTTAAATGGCGACGCTGAAACAGGTGTAAGCATAATGTATATTGAGGAAGGGCTTGATTCTGGAGATGTAATTTTAAAGGAATATTGTAAAATTGCAGAAGATGATACGCTTGGGACTCTGCACGATAAATTGAAGGATCTGGGAGCGGCTGGACTTGAAAAAGCGTTGAAACTGATTGAAAATGGGGAAGTTCAGGCGGAAAAACAAGATGACAGCAAAGCCACTTTAGTAAAGCCGATTACAAAGGAACAGGCAAAAATCAACTGGAGTAGCACAAAAGAAGTTATTTACAATCAAATTCGTGGATTAAACCCATTTCCAGCAGCACATACTTCCAACGAAAAAGGTGAAAACATAAAAATTTATAAAAGTGAAAAAATTGAAAAAAAATATGAAGATGAAGTAGAAAATGGTACAATTGTCGAAATTATCAATAAAAAAGGGCCTGTTGTAAAAGTCGCAAATGGAGGATTATTGATTTTAGAGGCAAAATTTGAAGGGAAAAAACTTCAAAAGGGAGTAGATATTATTAATGGACGTAAAATGGTAATTGGAGAAAAATTATTGTATAGCAATCCTAGTTCAAAATAA
- the def gene encoding peptide deformylase, translating into MKIVLYGHPTLREKSEKVDVVDDNIREILDEMVALMRKANGVGLAANQVDIAKRFFVLEHEGVVKKVINPEILEFSEEIADMEEGCLSIPGVFKKVNRPAKIKVKYLNENGEEVIEELDEMWARAFQHEFDHIEGILFTDKLSVMNKRLVAKKLDVLKKDFAKGRIYRDLD; encoded by the coding sequence ATGAAAATAGTTTTATATGGACATCCAACTTTACGTGAAAAATCAGAAAAAGTTGACGTAGTTGATGATAATATAAGAGAAATTTTAGATGAAATGGTTGCTCTTATGAGAAAAGCCAATGGAGTGGGACTTGCTGCAAATCAGGTGGATATTGCCAAAAGATTTTTTGTGCTGGAACACGAAGGAGTTGTAAAAAAAGTTATTAATCCAGAAATTTTGGAGTTTTCTGAAGAAATTGCAGATATGGAGGAAGGATGCTTGAGCATTCCTGGAGTTTTTAAGAAAGTAAACCGTCCTGCAAAAATTAAAGTGAAATATTTGAATGAAAATGGGGAAGAAGTCATTGAAGAACTCGATGAAATGTGGGCTAGGGCATTTCAGCACGAATTTGATCACATAGAAGGAATCCTGTTTACAGACAAACTTTCGGTTATGAATAAAAGATTAGTTGCTAAAAAATTAGATGTTCTAAAGAAAGATTTTGCAAAAGGCAGAATTTACAGGGACTTGGACTAA
- a CDS encoding DMT family transporter: MKQYLADFGLLFVGIFWGLGFVFVKIGLNTGVNPFYLSAVRFLVGGIILYGIFFRKVGKFKKNDVLAGLIVGIFQFFGYAFQTYGAMLTTASKNAFFTSINVIIVPYIFWFLHKKRPDIFAFLASVICVMGVAVISFDRKMNLANLNFGDILTIISAIFFAGQIATNGYFSKKVEPLKLVVMQMFVAGILFVINIFIFSDTSKIQKPAGMMLIAIIYLTIFSTAIPTVLQTFCQKYTTSTRASVLMSTESLFAPLFAFFILSERLSFRVVVGAGLVLFAVLVSETKLGFRKLID, encoded by the coding sequence GTGAAACAGTATTTAGCAGATTTTGGACTGCTTTTTGTAGGGATATTTTGGGGACTTGGGTTTGTATTTGTGAAGATTGGGCTGAATACAGGAGTTAATCCATTTTATTTGTCAGCGGTTAGATTTCTTGTGGGAGGGATTATTCTTTATGGAATTTTCTTTAGAAAAGTAGGAAAATTCAAAAAAAATGATGTTCTTGCTGGATTAATAGTTGGAATTTTTCAGTTTTTTGGATACGCTTTCCAAACTTATGGAGCGATGCTTACGACTGCCAGTAAAAATGCTTTTTTTACTTCGATAAACGTTATAATTGTTCCTTATATTTTTTGGTTTTTGCACAAAAAACGTCCTGATATTTTTGCATTTCTGGCTTCGGTTATTTGTGTAATGGGAGTTGCTGTGATAAGTTTTGACAGGAAGATGAATCTTGCAAATCTTAATTTTGGTGATATTTTGACAATTATAAGTGCGATATTTTTTGCAGGACAAATTGCTACGAATGGATATTTTAGTAAAAAAGTTGAGCCTTTAAAACTTGTTGTTATGCAGATGTTTGTAGCGGGAATATTGTTTGTGATAAATATTTTTATCTTTTCAGATACGAGCAAAATTCAAAAGCCTGCAGGAATGATGCTGATTGCAATAATTTATTTAACAATCTTCTCAACGGCGATACCAACAGTATTACAGACATTCTGCCAAAAATACACAACTTCTACAAGAGCTTCAGTGCTAATGTCAACAGAATCGCTTTTTGCACCACTTTTTGCATTTTTTATACTAAGTGAAAGATTATCATTTAGAGTGGTAGTTGGTGCTGGATTGGTACTTTTTGCAGTACTTGTATCGGAAACAAAATTGGGATTTAGGAAGTTAATTGATTGA